A window of the Cicer arietinum cultivar CDC Frontier isolate Library 1 chromosome 6, Cicar.CDCFrontier_v2.0, whole genome shotgun sequence genome harbors these coding sequences:
- the LOC101489540 gene encoding uncharacterized protein: protein MSSSGNNLNSSSTSGITSSDMPPLPQCLPLDSISVGNQKYTGELRRVLGVSVGNTSEDHSFGDKHPKPMGPGASGELKHLKESVQDASKKARDRSKMFRESISKLDKYREALNSKKRQRSDLSSDRGSGVNLTKTSGQIHKTPNDNLIHQREVKTSNSVMNKRIRTSVSDMREESRSAAIGRQQMLTEKDGNLIQTLGGGSDRNEEKTCRLLAGGEGLDQKIKKKRSVGTVGNRIITGERDVKRASLPKGNADSKMRLYDAQGFRLKSLPGSSGINKSEGSSDSNNTRLMLTGEQGVSLHRDHISDQRVVAKGNNRVNTQEDPAISPSTPIKNKVSRAPRTGSVSALELSNTQPPSGGFPGSSIHPMTQWVGQRPPKNSRSRRVKVVPPASRNLEVQVSSEGCLTSDFSVKASSVGNNGFQRASSVDNSPPKYKRPADDISSPFGLSEGEESGAGEYKIKEKGVNGSEFAMVAAKDGVPIRKNKIPTDESGDGVQRQGRTGRNLSSIRPGLPLRREKSANPPILKPVQDTRLNDKNKTKYGRPPSKKQKERKVLTRVGKQLNIGSSDFGGESDDDREELFKAANAALNASNLASGSFWKKVEYIFASISLDDASFVKQQLNIADELEKSLSHMFALDHDMLGVVINNKTTQGSEDRRRSNFDEESTKFDGVGGRNDMERVDKVTPLFQRLLCALIEEDENEESYHQSEAKNISRQCASDDSHCGSCNQVDFEPKDRDRIESEVESNVDIQIQKNCIIDRLSCDKSTTSNTFRYPNTSSSLQSTGVWQGDEEFSLSDITHTGEICSNDLDQLQPELSNPSFPSPDGEYQLMSLDERLLLELQSIGLYPEILPDLAEEDEAINQDIVKLEKALYEQNGRKKYNLDKIDRAILKGSDMERQKIEQAAFDQLTEMAYRKRLACRGSRNSKSAIQNVSQQVALAFLKRTLGRCRRYEEAGVSCFSEPTLQNIMFGAQPAGCIVSGTASNTCNKALHQMEVRKLGAVSSASEKYDGQRDYADRGLVDSFQGSIHSSEQVSSKNGSAIIKEKSREMLINGDVNGSSRTSIPDGAVHGGRDRNQIRDQTRQNSISRAGCLSLDNSRNEDKPKAKPKRKNTAGRHDDRFMEAKESACLPIYDSSLSVANASNTGSKDGAALSGNQDTSQAMESSDLGNLPLPDLSSIEEFGVSGELGGPQDLGSWLNFDDEGLQDHDCVGLEIPMDDLSDLNMLM from the exons ATGTCGAGTTCTGGGAATAACTTAAACAGCAGCAGCACAAGTGGGATAACTTCATCGGATATGCCACCTTTGCCTCAGTGTTTGCCGCTAGATTCGATTTCAGTAGGCAATCAAAAATATACAGGAGAGTTAAGGAGGGTTCTTGGTGTTTCTGTTGGAAACACTTCAGAAGACCATTCTTTTGGAGATAAACATCCTAAACCAATGGGTCCAGGAGCCTCAGGGGAGTTAAAGCACTTAAAAGAAAGTGTTCAAGATGCCTCCAAAAAGGCTAG GGATAGATCAAAAATGTTTCGGGAATCTATATCTAAATTGGACAAGTATAGGGAGGCCTTAAACTCAAAGAAGCGGCAAAGGTCTGATTTATCAAGTGACAGGGGAAGTGGAGTAAACTTAACGAAGACAAGTGGCCAGATTCACAAAACCCCGAATGATAATCTGATTCATCAGAGAGAAGTCAAGACCTCAAATTCAGTGATGAACAAGCGAATTCGTACGTCGGTGTCAGACATGCGG GAGGAAAGTAGGTCTGCTGCTATTGGAAGACAGCAGATGCTCACCGAGAAGGATGGAAATCTAATTCAGACACTTGGCGGGGGATCTGATCGGAATGAAGAGAAAACTTGCAGATTACTTGCTGGTGGTGAGGGATTAGatcaaaaaataaagaagaagaggTCTGTTGGAACAGTAGGAAACAGAATTATAACTGGGGAAAGGGACGTAAAACGAGCTAGTCTTCCAAAGGGAAATGCTGATTCGAAGATGCGACTTTATGATGCTCAGGGTTTCAG ATTGAAGTCACTTCCTGGATCTAGTGGAATCAATAAGTCTGAGGGCTCTTCAGATTCTAATAATACACGTTTGATGCTTACTGGTGAACAAGGTGTTTCTCTTCACAGGGACCACATATCTGATCAGAGAGTTGTAGCAAAAGGAAACAACAG AGTAAACACTCAAGAGGACCCAGCAATCAGCCCTAGCACACCGATTAAAAACAAGGTATCTCGGGCACCAAGAACGGGGTCAGTTAGTGCGCTAGAGTTGTCTAACACTCAACCTCCATCTGGAGGTTTTCCAG GGTCTTCTATACATCCAATGACCCAGTGGGTTGGTCAGAGGCCACCTAAAAATTCACGCTCACGAAGAGTGAAAGTAGTTCCTCCTGCCTCACgcaatcttgaagttcaagtttcaTCTGAAGGCTGTCTAACTTCTGATTTCAGTGTTAAAGCTTCATCTGTTGGCAACAACGGATTTCAACGTGCTAGCAGTGTAGACAACAGCCCTCCAAAATATAAAAGACCGGCTGATGATATCTCATCTCCCTTTGGATTATCTGAAGGTGAAGAATCTGGAGCGGgggaatataaaataaaagagaaaggaGTAAATGGCAGTGAGTTTGCTATGGTTGCAGCTAAGGATGGAGTACCAATCAGGAAGAATAAAATACCAACAGATGAATCAGGAGATGGTGTGCAGAGACAAGGAAGAACTGGAAGGAATTTATCGTCAATAAGGCCAGGTCTTCCATTACGGAGAGAAAAGTCTGCGAATCCACCTATACTAAAGCCAGTACAGGACACGCGGCTTAATGATAAGAATAAAAC CAAATATGGGCGCCCTCCTTCAAAAAAGCAGAAAGAACGCAAGGTTTTGACTCGTGTAGG GAAGCAACTAAACATTGGTTCATCTGATTTTGGAG GTGAATCCGATGATGATCGTGAAGAATTGTTTAAGGCTGCTAATGCTGCTCTTAATGCAAGCA ATCTTGCTTCGGGTTCATTCTGGAAAAAAGTGGAGTATATTTTTGCTTCCATCAGCTTGGACGATGCATCTTTCGTGAAGCAGCAG CTCAATATTGCCGACGAATTGGAAAAAAGTTTATCTCATATGTTTGCGCTTGATCATGATATGTTG GGTGTTGTTATAAATAACAAAACCACTCAAGGTTCAGAGGATAGAAGGAGAAGCAACTTTGATGAAGAATCAACCAAATTTGATGGTGTAGGTGGGAGGAATGACATGGAAAGAGTAGACAAGGTTACTCCATTATTCCAAAGACTTCTTTGTGCTCTaattgaagaagatgaaaatgaagaatCATACCACCAAAGCGAAGCAAAGAATATATCTCGACAGTGTGCTAGTGATGATTCTCACTGTGGATCTTGTAATCAGGTTGATTTTGAACCCAAAGACCGGGATAGAATTGAATCTGAAGTTGAATCAAACGTGGATATCCAAATTCAGAAAAATTGCATAATTGACCGACTATCTTGTGATAAGAGTACCACATCCAACACATTTAGGTACCCAAACACATCCAGTTCTTTACAAAGCACTGGTGTTTGGCAGGGAGATGAAGAATTTTCCCTTTCTGATATCACTCATACTGGCGAAATATGTTCAAATGATCTTGATCAACTGCAGCCTGAATTAAGTAATCCTAGCTTTCCTTCTCCTGACGGCGAGTATCAGCTGATGTCTCTGGATGAAAGGCTGCTGCTTGAGTTGCAGAGCATTGGTTTATATCCAGAAATATTG CCTGATTTAGCTGAGGAAGATGAAGCTATAAATCAAGACATTGTGAAACTTGAGAAAGCACTATATGAACAG AATGGAAGGAAGAAGTACAATTTGGACAAAATTGATAGAGCTATTCTTAAAGGGAGCGACATGGAAAGGCA GAAGATTGAGCAAGCTGCATTTGATCAACTTACTGAAATGGCATACAGAAAGAGATTG GCATGCCGTGGAAGCAGAAATTCAAAAAGTGCCATTCAGAACGTTTCACAGCAAGTTGCTCTGGCTTTTCTTAAACGCACTCTTGGAAGATGTAGAAGATATGAAGAAGCTGGGGTTAGCTGCTTTAGTGAACCTACTCTGCAAAATATTATGTTTGGTGCACAACCTGCAGGTTGCATTGTCTCTGGCACAGCCAGTAATACATGTAACAAAGCTTTGCATCAAATGGAAGTCAGAAAATTAG GTGCAGTTTCTAGTGCTTCTGAGAAATATGATGGTCAGAGGGATTATGCAGACAGGGGACTGGTTGATTCTTTTCAAGGTTCAATCCACTCATCAGAACAAGTGTCATCGAAGAATGGGTCTGCGATTATCAAGGAGAAGAGCAGGGAAATGCTGATCAATGGCGATGTCAATGGTTCTTCAAGAACATCAATTCCTGATGGTGCTGTTCATGGTGGA AGGGATAGAAATCAGATCCGGGATCAGACCAGACAAAATTCTATTTCCAGAGCAGGTTGCCTGTCATTGGACAATAGCAGAAACGAGGACAAGCCAAAAGCTAAACCCAAGCGAAAGAATACTGCTGGTAGACATGATGATAGGTTCATGGAAGCAAAGGAATCTGCTTGTTTACCGATTTATGATTCTAGTCTATCTGTGGCAAATGCAAGCAACACTGGCAGCAAGGATGGGGCAGCGTTATCTGGTAACCAGGACACTTCTCAAGCAATGGAATCCTCTGACCTGGGGAATTTGCCGCTACCTGATTTAAGTTCAATAGAAGAATTTGGTGTATCTGGCGAACTTGGCGGGCCACAAGATCTTGGTTCATGGTTGAACTTCGACGACGAGGGTTTGCAAGACCATGATTGTGTAGGCCTTGAAATTCCAATGGATGACCTATCAGATTTGAATATGCTTATGTGA